From Pseudomonas sp. B21-028, one genomic window encodes:
- a CDS encoding carboxymuconolactone decarboxylase family protein gives MFNNWSELLPTIQKAFGALGKSNPKMVKAYMALGEASAENDVLDAKTRELISIAVAVTTRCDGCIAVHADAAIKAGASREEVAATLASAISLNAGAAYIYSLRTLEAYDSLRK, from the coding sequence ATGTTCAACAACTGGTCCGAACTGCTACCCACCATTCAGAAGGCTTTCGGTGCGCTCGGAAAGAGCAACCCTAAAATGGTCAAGGCCTATATGGCCCTTGGCGAGGCTTCCGCCGAAAACGATGTGCTGGATGCGAAAACCCGAGAGTTGATTTCGATTGCCGTCGCTGTTACCACCCGTTGTGACGGATGTATTGCCGTCCATGCGGATGCGGCGATCAAGGCTGGAGCAAGCCGCGAAGAAGTGGCGGCTACATTGGCAAGCGCAATCTCGCTCAACGCCGGCGCTGCCTATATCTATTCGTTACGCACGCTGGAGGCGTACGACTCGCTGAGAAAATAG
- a CDS encoding AraC family transcriptional regulator, with amino-acid sequence MNSIDKLISLANVRGSVDLRCQFQGDWALDHQQEALGKAPYHVVLAGECRVEFPDGQRLPMRAGDILLLPRGAPHLLHGIGKTAEPGTPRLVSGGTLPLYRIGRGSTDLDMLCGNFHYNRASLLFTALPEHLVIPSAVLPASAPLPALVDLLRGEADSDQVGAHFLLDALSQALFTLILRAHLASHGQHTGTLALLADKRLGQAWQAMLADPGHEWTVDALAELASMSRATFMRAFVRVAGVSPWVLLTQVRMELAFSLLSHSHLGLTDIASQVGYQSQAAFSKKFKEVYGETPGRVRRGM; translated from the coding sequence ATGAATTCGATCGATAAACTCATCAGTTTGGCCAATGTGCGGGGCAGCGTGGATCTGCGGTGTCAGTTTCAAGGAGATTGGGCACTCGATCACCAACAGGAAGCCTTGGGAAAAGCGCCCTATCACGTTGTCTTGGCAGGAGAATGCCGAGTCGAATTTCCGGATGGCCAGCGCCTGCCGATGCGAGCAGGAGACATTCTGCTCCTGCCCCGTGGGGCACCGCACCTGCTGCATGGCATCGGGAAAACGGCTGAGCCGGGTACCCCGCGGCTGGTTTCCGGTGGAACACTGCCGCTTTACCGCATTGGCCGCGGAAGCACGGACCTGGACATGCTTTGCGGGAACTTCCACTACAATCGTGCCTCCCTGTTGTTCACCGCCCTCCCCGAACATCTCGTGATTCCCAGCGCGGTTCTCCCTGCAAGTGCCCCTTTGCCGGCACTGGTCGACCTGTTGCGAGGTGAAGCCGATAGCGATCAGGTCGGCGCACACTTCTTACTCGATGCCTTGTCCCAGGCGCTGTTCACCTTGATCCTGCGCGCTCACCTCGCAAGCCACGGCCAACACACCGGCACCCTGGCCCTGTTGGCCGATAAACGACTGGGCCAAGCCTGGCAGGCGATGCTGGCCGATCCAGGTCACGAATGGACAGTGGATGCGCTTGCCGAACTTGCGAGCATGTCCCGCGCCACGTTCATGCGAGCTTTCGTGCGGGTAGCCGGCGTTTCGCCTTGGGTTTTGTTGACGCAGGTTCGAATGGAGCTGGCCTTCAGCCTGTTGAGCCATTCACACTTGGGACTGACTGACATTGCCTCCCAGGTGGGGTATCAATCCCAGGCGGCTTTCAGTAAGAAGTTCAAGGAGGTCTATGGGGAGACGCCGGGACGGGTGCGGCGTGGGATGTAA
- a CDS encoding GNAT family N-acetyltransferase: protein MSVDAPAISRTIIKSLRKSNAQDYSSDIIDQVAQSFSPAAILHLLTQRQVLVAVVDNHIVATASLDQDVVRSVFVDPNYQGKGIGRRLMERIQLIAKNAGLNLLRVPSSITAEGFYASLGYKKVRDEFHGSERTIIMAKTLDL, encoded by the coding sequence ATGAGCGTAGACGCGCCGGCTATCAGTCGAACGATCATTAAAAGCCTCCGCAAGTCCAATGCCCAAGACTACTCATCCGACATCATCGATCAAGTGGCGCAAAGCTTTTCTCCCGCGGCAATCCTTCACCTGTTGACTCAGCGCCAGGTCCTTGTGGCAGTAGTCGACAATCATATCGTCGCAACAGCGAGTCTTGACCAAGACGTCGTTCGAAGTGTGTTTGTCGATCCGAACTATCAAGGAAAAGGGATCGGGAGACGCTTGATGGAGAGGATTCAATTAATTGCCAAGAATGCAGGTCTGAACCTGCTACGTGTTCCCTCCTCAATCACCGCAGAGGGGTTTTATGCATCGCTTGGTTACAAAAAAGTCAGGGACGAGTTTCACGGGTCGGAGCGCACGATCATAATGGCGAAAACATTGGACCTGTAA